A window of the Tunturibacter empetritectus genome harbors these coding sequences:
- a CDS encoding chemotaxis protein CheA, with protein MDELTKEFIAESQEGLDRMERCLTELEMRPDDAGLLGEIFRAVHTIKGTTGFLGFDRLEKLAHAGEHLLGSLRDGRLEVNSDLISGLLRLMDGLRAILVLIEETGSEGTRAGDEDGELIAELARLNGQVPAELPEIEAPQIALVETTKSEGVAPVASNSGASSTLQPPALQPTVVTEKASADKTLRIDVDVLNRMMNLVGELVLTRNQMLQSGMEAANFPELARRLDSVTADLRETVMQARMQPVGNLFGKFPRMVRDLARTCGREVRVEFSGQETGLDKSLLEAIKDPLTHAVRNAVDHGIESPADRVLAGKSAEGCLRLKAFHQSGSVVIEIEDDGAGIPIERVLQKAIERNLVTAEDAAGMSEREALQLIFLPGFSTAAAVTTVSGRGVGMDVVRANVEKVGGSVEVESRRGIGTTLRLRVPLTLAIVPSLVVKSGGQAFALPQSTLVELVDIPEREFAQVVQRIGSSELYRLRERLLPMVWLDRLLGLEADNPDQSKGHYLAVLEAEGCRYGLVVDDLMSPEEIVVKPLSPVLREIGLFSGATVLGNGTLALILDIGATAARAGVKPIEEEVSGIGAGEAAVLEDAGISFLIFEDRVRERTALPLDVVERIESVPLGQIEYAGGRPLLQYRGELLPLRDEGGVLMELESVRQVGEETMVTVLICGDASVGGAQRGGIVVRQVLDVSTGTLIDQGEASHETGMELALVKEKLTQVHREFGVKAKAAWQEVA; from the coding sequence GTGGACGAGCTAACCAAAGAATTTATTGCGGAGAGCCAGGAGGGTCTGGACCGGATGGAGCGGTGCCTGACCGAGCTGGAGATGCGGCCTGACGATGCTGGATTGCTGGGGGAGATCTTCCGCGCCGTCCATACGATCAAGGGGACGACGGGATTTCTGGGATTCGATCGGCTTGAGAAGCTGGCGCATGCTGGAGAGCATCTGCTGGGGTCGCTGCGGGATGGCAGGCTGGAGGTGAACTCGGATCTGATCAGCGGATTGCTTCGTCTGATGGATGGACTGCGGGCGATTCTGGTGCTGATCGAGGAGACCGGGAGCGAGGGGACTCGGGCGGGCGATGAGGATGGAGAGCTGATCGCTGAGCTGGCGAGGTTGAATGGGCAGGTGCCTGCAGAGCTGCCGGAGATCGAGGCTCCACAGATTGCCCTGGTGGAGACGACGAAGAGTGAGGGTGTTGCGCCGGTCGCTTCGAATAGCGGAGCATCTTCGACCTTGCAGCCGCCTGCGTTGCAGCCGACTGTCGTGACTGAGAAGGCGAGCGCGGACAAGACGCTGCGGATCGATGTGGATGTGCTGAACCGCATGATGAACCTGGTGGGCGAGCTGGTGTTGACGCGCAACCAGATGCTGCAGAGTGGGATGGAGGCGGCGAACTTTCCTGAGCTGGCGCGGCGGCTGGATAGCGTTACGGCGGATCTGCGCGAGACGGTGATGCAGGCTCGGATGCAGCCGGTGGGGAATCTGTTTGGGAAGTTTCCGCGGATGGTGCGGGATCTTGCGAGGACGTGCGGACGCGAGGTGCGGGTTGAGTTTAGCGGGCAGGAGACGGGGCTGGATAAGAGCCTGCTCGAGGCGATTAAAGATCCGCTGACCCATGCTGTGAGAAATGCCGTCGATCATGGGATCGAGTCGCCTGCAGACCGTGTGCTGGCGGGGAAGTCGGCTGAGGGTTGTCTGAGGCTGAAGGCGTTCCACCAGAGCGGATCGGTGGTGATTGAGATTGAAGACGATGGCGCCGGGATTCCGATTGAGCGAGTACTGCAGAAGGCGATTGAACGCAATCTGGTAACGGCGGAAGATGCTGCGGGGATGTCGGAGCGGGAGGCGTTGCAGCTTATTTTTCTGCCGGGATTTTCGACGGCCGCTGCGGTGACTACGGTCTCCGGGCGCGGTGTCGGCATGGATGTGGTGCGGGCCAACGTGGAAAAGGTTGGCGGGAGCGTTGAGGTCGAGTCTCGCAGGGGAATAGGGACTACGTTGCGCCTGCGGGTGCCGCTGACGCTGGCGATCGTTCCTTCGCTGGTGGTGAAGAGCGGGGGACAGGCGTTTGCGCTGCCGCAGAGCACGCTGGTGGAGCTGGTGGATATTCCGGAGCGTGAGTTTGCGCAGGTGGTGCAGCGGATCGGTTCGTCGGAGTTGTATCGGCTGCGAGAACGTTTGTTGCCGATGGTTTGGCTTGATCGGTTGCTGGGGTTGGAGGCGGATAATCCGGACCAGTCGAAGGGACACTACCTGGCGGTGCTGGAGGCGGAGGGCTGCAGGTACGGGCTGGTGGTCGATGACCTGATGTCTCCCGAGGAGATTGTGGTGAAGCCGCTGTCGCCGGTGCTGCGGGAGATCGGCTTGTTTTCTGGCGCGACGGTGCTGGGCAATGGAACGCTGGCTTTGATTCTGGATATCGGTGCAACTGCGGCGCGAGCTGGAGTGAAGCCGATCGAAGAGGAGGTCTCTGGAATCGGCGCTGGCGAGGCTGCGGTGCTGGAGGATGCGGGAATCTCGTTCCTGATCTTTGAGGATCGGGTGAGAGAGCGAACGGCGCTGCCGCTGGATGTGGTGGAGCGAATTGAGAGCGTGCCGCTGGGACAGATTGAGTATGCGGGGGGGCGTCCGTTGCTGCAGTATCGCGGCGAACTGCTGCCGCTGAGGGATGAAGGTGGTGTGCTGATGGAGTTGGAGTCTGTCCGGCAGGTGGGCGAAGAGACGATGGTGACGGTGCTGATCTGCGGCGATGCCAGCGTGGGAGGAGCGCAGCGTGGAGGAATTGTGGTGCGGCAGGTTCTAGATGTTTCGACGGGAACCTTGATCGATCAGGGTGAGGCGAGCCATGAGACGGGGATGGAGCTTGCCCTGGTGAAGGAGAAGCTGACGCAGGTTCATCGTGAGTTTGGTGTGAAGGCGAAGGCCGCCTGGCAGGAGGTTGCGTGA
- a CDS encoding chemotaxis protein CheW has translation MKIAGREKADAIQDESDAVSLCSFYAGSEMFGIDTRKIREVLGERDLQRVPMSPAFIAGVVPYRGEVLTTVNLRALLGMEAHSGRCCVLVMAEDEAAERFGLVVDAVGGVVTVSRRALEDNPCTLEARGKWLFDGAYKMDAGLMVQLDPRKLSPSRLSEVGLFKSSSNGGIDASPDR, from the coding sequence GTGAAGATAGCCGGTCGGGAGAAGGCGGACGCGATTCAGGATGAGAGTGATGCAGTCTCGCTTTGTTCGTTTTACGCGGGCAGTGAGATGTTCGGCATCGATACAAGGAAGATACGCGAGGTGCTGGGGGAGAGGGATCTGCAGCGGGTGCCGATGTCGCCTGCGTTTATCGCGGGCGTTGTCCCTTATCGCGGCGAGGTGCTGACGACGGTGAATCTTCGGGCGCTGTTGGGGATGGAGGCGCACTCCGGCAGATGCTGCGTGCTGGTGATGGCGGAGGACGAGGCTGCGGAGCGGTTTGGGCTGGTGGTGGATGCGGTGGGCGGAGTGGTGACGGTGAGCCGCCGCGCGTTAGAAGACAATCCCTGCACCTTGGAGGCGAGGGGCAAATGGTTGTTCGATGGAGCCTACAAGATGGACGCGGGCTTGATGGTGCAGCTGGATCCGCGGAAGCTGTCGCCGTCGCGCCTGTCGGAGGTGGGATTGTTCAAGAGCAGTTCGAATGGAGGCATAGATGCGAGCCCTGATCGTTGA
- the cdd gene encoding cytidine deaminase, translating to MLSPSAPDSLTHIMSSELSAASPSALTPAQIAALQQQAAAVAHHAYAPYSNFRVGAALLLTDGTIVTGCNVENASYRLTTCAEQTAITSAVALRGPGIRIRAIAVANLNDTASQPCGACRQTIHEFSTPDTIVFYPAEAGATAQATIAELLPAAFVL from the coding sequence TTGCTATCGCCCTCCGCACCCGATAGCCTCACTCACATCATGTCCTCCGAACTCTCCGCCGCCTCACCCAGCGCCCTCACGCCAGCACAAATCGCCGCCCTCCAGCAGCAAGCCGCCGCCGTCGCGCACCACGCCTACGCACCCTACAGCAACTTCCGCGTCGGCGCCGCCCTCCTCCTCACCGACGGTACCATCGTAACCGGCTGCAACGTCGAAAACGCCTCCTACCGCCTCACCACCTGCGCCGAGCAGACCGCCATCACCTCCGCCGTCGCCCTCCGAGGCCCCGGCATCCGCATCCGCGCCATCGCCGTCGCCAACCTCAACGACACCGCGAGTCAGCCCTGCGGAGCCTGCCGCCAGACCATCCACGAGTTCAGCACCCCCGACACCATCGTCTTCTACCCAGCCGAAGCCGGCGCCACCGCCCAGGCCACCATCGCCGAGCTCCTACCCGCCGCCTTCGTCCTCTAA
- a CDS encoding protein-glutamate methylesterase/protein-glutamine glutaminase: protein MGSMAERPLRILAADDSAVMRGVMWKLFQSHAKDRSSELPRMVLCGVALDGVDCLESVKRLSPDVLVLDLEMPRLNGLEVLRRLQVEYPGLPVIMCSAHTERGARSTLEALACGAADYVTKPAEQRDFATAMLSLSQQLLPRIAALARGAKRKQESVVTRDGSSNAGRAPAGTTLPKSPAPIELVVIGLSTGGPSALEQLLPRLPADFPVPVLIVQHMPKLFTGALAERLDKCCSLRVKEAYENAMIRPGTIWLAPGDAHMEVGPGNGLTDRQDAGLAGRSSRVRLHQREPLNHCRPAVDYLFFSAARMYGASALALVMTGMGADGLDGARAVHERGGVVLAQDEASSAVWGMPAKVTEAGIASATLPLGEIAGALNQRVNAGRLTKMETARLAISAMAPRREINDGLL, encoded by the coding sequence ATGGGATCCATGGCGGAGCGGCCGCTCCGCATTCTTGCAGCGGACGACTCGGCGGTGATGCGCGGGGTGATGTGGAAGCTGTTTCAGAGTCACGCGAAGGATCGATCGAGCGAACTGCCTCGCATGGTGTTGTGCGGAGTGGCGCTCGATGGGGTGGATTGTCTGGAGTCGGTAAAGCGGCTATCGCCGGATGTTCTGGTGCTGGATCTTGAGATGCCGAGGTTGAACGGGCTGGAGGTTTTGCGTCGCCTGCAGGTGGAGTATCCGGGGCTGCCGGTGATCATGTGCAGTGCTCATACAGAGCGTGGGGCGAGATCCACGCTGGAGGCGCTGGCGTGTGGCGCGGCAGACTATGTGACCAAGCCGGCGGAGCAACGGGATTTTGCGACAGCGATGCTTTCGCTTTCGCAGCAACTGCTGCCGCGGATTGCTGCGCTAGCCAGAGGAGCGAAGCGGAAGCAGGAGAGCGTGGTCACGCGGGATGGCTCGAGCAACGCGGGCAGGGCTCCGGCTGGTACGACGTTGCCGAAGTCGCCCGCTCCGATTGAGCTGGTGGTGATCGGATTGTCTACCGGTGGGCCATCGGCACTGGAGCAGTTGTTGCCGCGATTGCCCGCAGATTTTCCTGTTCCGGTGTTGATCGTTCAGCATATGCCGAAGCTGTTTACCGGTGCGCTGGCGGAGCGGCTGGATAAATGCTGTTCGCTGCGGGTGAAAGAAGCCTATGAGAACGCGATGATTCGACCGGGCACGATCTGGCTGGCTCCGGGGGATGCGCACATGGAGGTAGGCCCAGGCAACGGGTTGACGGACAGGCAGGACGCGGGGTTGGCTGGGCGGAGCAGCAGGGTTCGGCTGCATCAGCGGGAGCCTTTGAATCACTGCAGGCCTGCCGTGGACTATCTGTTCTTTTCTGCGGCACGGATGTATGGCGCATCGGCGCTGGCGCTGGTGATGACGGGCATGGGCGCCGATGGGCTGGATGGAGCGCGGGCCGTCCATGAACGCGGGGGCGTGGTGCTGGCGCAGGACGAGGCGAGCTCTGCAGTCTGGGGTATGCCAGCCAAGGTGACCGAGGCTGGAATTGCAAGCGCAACGCTTCCGCTGGGGGAGATTGCGGGTGCGCTGAATCAGAGGGTCAACGCGGGAAGACTGACGAAGATGGAGACGGCACGCCTTGCAATCTCGGCGATGGCGCCGCGACGGGAGATCAACGATGGCCTGCTCTGA
- a CDS encoding response regulator, protein MRALIVDDSSFIREYLRHLLGRMDVVCEEAKDGSDALAVLRAEESFDLMLLDVNMPVMNGLECVKKLREAKLGPEMKVMMVTTEADHSFITTALDNGADEFLMKPFTPESLREKMLLLGVIAA, encoded by the coding sequence ATGCGAGCCCTGATCGTTGATGATTCAAGTTTTATCAGAGAGTATCTGCGGCACCTGCTGGGCCGGATGGATGTGGTGTGTGAAGAGGCGAAGGATGGGAGCGACGCGCTGGCTGTACTTCGGGCGGAGGAGTCATTCGACCTGATGCTGCTGGATGTGAACATGCCGGTGATGAACGGGCTGGAGTGCGTGAAGAAGTTGCGCGAGGCTAAGCTTGGGCCAGAGATGAAGGTGATGATGGTGACGACCGAGGCCGATCACTCGTTTATCACGACGGCGCTGGACAATGGCGCAGATGAGTTTCTGATGAAGCCGTTTACTCCGGAGAGCCTTCGGGAGAAGATGCTTCTGCTTGGCGTCATCGCAGCTTGA
- a CDS encoding CheR family methyltransferase: MACSDTDYAYLRELVLEQSANLIDPSRNALFDTRLTPIARLSGADSLQDFVNMLKAGRPAHLHRAVAEAMTINETSFFRDMRPFEMLRQILIPRLLERRGEQQRLRIWSAASSTGQEAYSLAMMIAEHFPEIASWDVKIIGTDISRHVVDYAQKGRYRRLEVNRGLPARMLLKYMTRHGEEWEVSPQIRSMCEFHYANLCTPLPLLPTFDLVLLRNVLLYFSQQDRRTLFREIHRKLSPAGYLVLGNAEQAEDSTNLFEVEFGADCYFYSPVSES; encoded by the coding sequence ATGGCCTGCTCTGATACGGACTACGCTTATCTTCGTGAGCTTGTACTGGAGCAGTCGGCGAACCTGATTGATCCGTCGCGCAATGCTCTGTTTGACACGAGGCTGACACCGATCGCACGGTTATCGGGCGCGGATAGTCTTCAGGATTTTGTGAATATGTTGAAGGCGGGGCGGCCGGCTCATCTGCATCGCGCGGTTGCTGAGGCGATGACGATCAATGAGACGAGTTTCTTCCGCGATATGAGGCCGTTTGAGATGCTGCGGCAGATTCTGATTCCGCGACTGTTGGAACGTCGAGGGGAGCAGCAGCGGCTGCGGATCTGGAGTGCGGCGAGTTCGACCGGGCAGGAGGCTTACAGTTTGGCGATGATGATTGCGGAGCACTTTCCGGAGATTGCGAGCTGGGATGTGAAGATCATCGGCACCGACATCTCGCGGCACGTGGTCGATTATGCGCAGAAGGGGCGGTATCGGCGGCTGGAGGTCAATCGCGGACTGCCGGCGCGGATGCTGTTGAAGTATATGACCCGACACGGCGAGGAGTGGGAGGTCAGCCCGCAGATTCGGTCGATGTGCGAGTTTCATTATGCCAATCTATGTACTCCGTTGCCTTTGCTGCCGACATTCGATTTGGTGTTGTTGAGAAATGTGCTGCTTTATTTTTCTCAGCAGGACCGAAGGACGCTCTTCAGGGAGATTCACCGGAAGCTGTCTCCTGCCGGGTATTTGGTGCTGGGGAATGCGGAGCAGGCGGAGGATTCTACGAATCTTTTTGAGGTGGAGTTTGGGGCGGACTGCTACTTCTACAGTCCGGTGAGTGAGAGTTGA
- a CDS encoding thymidine phosphorylase — protein MTQTIHPIDIVLHKRDGRALSDAEIQAFIHALVQRTPQKQLVTDAQIAAFLMAVFHHGLNPQELATLTTAMRYSGETFDAAPLHSFTIDKHSTGGVGDKTSLLIAPILAAAGLTSPNANGIPGICVPMISGRSLGHTGGTLDKLETIPGFNTQLTLDQLLLTLEKCGAALVGQTPHLVPADRILYALRDHTGTVESPYLICASIMSKKLAEDLNALVLDVKTGSGAFMPTYDQSKLLAELMVQTGEASGTRTVALLTSHDEPLGRFSGNWIEVWECVDILRATSIEDRHPLSADLIQLSNLLAGWMLHLAGKAPTPEAGAKLSDEILLSGAAFKAWIRVVATQCGDVSLFHDPAAHHLYTASRTLTATHSGYLASMDCKQVGWAVQRLGAGRAKPGDPVSAHAGIEMHAKLGDPIKAGQPLVTLFSEDLSLLDEPESMLRDTLHIAPNPPQLQPLLREVITKST, from the coding sequence ATGACCCAGACCATCCATCCCATCGACATCGTCCTCCACAAGCGCGACGGCCGCGCCCTCAGCGACGCAGAGATCCAGGCCTTCATCCACGCCCTCGTTCAACGCACGCCACAAAAACAACTCGTCACCGACGCCCAGATCGCCGCCTTCCTCATGGCCGTCTTCCACCACGGCCTCAACCCACAAGAGCTCGCCACCCTCACCACCGCCATGCGCTACTCCGGGGAGACCTTCGACGCCGCCCCCCTCCACAGCTTCACCATCGACAAGCACTCCACCGGCGGCGTCGGCGACAAGACCTCCCTCCTCATCGCCCCCATCCTCGCTGCCGCAGGCCTAACCTCGCCCAACGCCAACGGTATCCCTGGCATCTGCGTGCCCATGATCTCCGGCCGCAGCCTCGGCCACACCGGTGGCACCCTCGACAAGCTCGAAACCATCCCCGGCTTCAACACCCAGCTCACCCTCGACCAACTCCTCCTCACGCTCGAAAAGTGCGGCGCAGCCCTCGTCGGACAAACCCCGCATCTCGTCCCCGCCGACCGTATCCTCTACGCCCTCCGCGACCACACCGGCACCGTCGAATCTCCCTACCTCATCTGCGCCAGCATCATGAGCAAAAAACTAGCCGAAGACCTCAACGCCCTCGTCCTCGACGTAAAAACCGGCAGCGGCGCCTTCATGCCCACCTACGACCAGTCCAAGCTCCTCGCTGAACTCATGGTCCAGACCGGCGAAGCCTCCGGTACCCGCACCGTCGCCCTCCTCACCAGTCACGACGAGCCCCTCGGCCGCTTCTCCGGCAACTGGATCGAAGTCTGGGAGTGCGTCGACATCCTGCGAGCTACCAGCATCGAAGATCGCCACCCCCTCTCCGCCGACCTCATCCAACTCTCCAACCTCCTCGCCGGCTGGATGCTTCATCTCGCAGGTAAAGCCCCCACTCCCGAAGCAGGAGCTAAGCTCTCCGACGAGATCCTCCTCAGCGGCGCAGCCTTCAAAGCATGGATCAGAGTCGTAGCCACCCAGTGCGGCGACGTCTCCCTCTTCCACGACCCCGCCGCCCACCACCTCTACACCGCCTCGCGCACCCTCACCGCCACCCACTCCGGATACCTCGCCTCCATGGACTGCAAACAAGTAGGCTGGGCCGTTCAGCGTCTCGGTGCAGGCCGAGCCAAACCCGGCGATCCCGTCAGCGCCCACGCTGGCATCGAGATGCACGCCAAGCTCGGCGACCCGATCAAAGCCGGTCAACCTCTAGTCACACTCTTCAGCGAAGACCTCTCGCTCCTCGACGAACCCGAGAGCATGCTCCGCGACACCCTCCACATCGCCCCCAACCCGCCCCAACTCCAGCCGCTCCTCCGCGAAGTCATCACGAAGAGCACCTAA